From Maylandia zebra isolate NMK-2024a linkage group LG11, Mzebra_GT3a, whole genome shotgun sequence, one genomic window encodes:
- the znf687a gene encoding zinc finger protein 687a isoform X1, translated as MGDMKTPDFDDLLAAFDIPDIDAKEAIQSSPDEERDEARTNVHGRESGSPSRFADPPAPQSEPPVVSVIVKNTVRSESFEEEEKSARDKTDNPSSSALASPVHVKLDDITSQLCPRLPSESALEGETTNGFEESPSSRQGQSSTEAWHQASPLRSTLSESDSETDKRPEPGSSQHAVDVMNSLRPLLHLKSPTAGVPTPLSPPSPASVSDHLSPHSPQQDETCLRDNTLSSPSLQNDSMETGIKHVMHTDEDDSEPELVIQESPESVMAPPPKFKYRAKLPPTFLGSPETRPSDPPKLTFSRKPKPQHEEDGLPTTPSSPPSPQSSQDRLPHVSTSSSSVQEEKYPEHVIDERESPESPPPSETGFLLQNRSSSPDPGSTTALTANHDEFHHQEEHMESEDCQQDKPGNSEGMGEKVDGENLDTEKCDADTEDAASATETVSPPLRPLKVKIKMPTGSITRTVTGVAPKRSGRATSKGVTAPKPSPQRHNTRAKRELPQESQLTAVEMLQDACAATLEGASTVREKTPADARPKVSPTAVNITKTAALPSITTSSSRVSASTGNLRTLGQKTLNSGVTLPASLPLLPPQSSSRPASIVNSTGAIISKSQTNLVEAFNKILNNKNLLPSYKPNLSAPLPAAWGISLPAQGYRCLECGDAFALEQSLAQHYDRRSLRIEVTCNHCAKRLAFFNKCSLLLHAREHKDRGLIMQCSHLVMKPVPVDQMISQQEPTAAGMGMFLSPLHCFDFWMCFNCLFHPFNTMLLGQTNPKAAPQAHQAVAKKAEAVQYTGNKCPECQAQFCSKEEVAEHFQEIKPAQSTSCSECSPPMLLPNSCSAAAHQRIHQGSSPHVCPECGGTAKQAQFRTHVDETCLHFSRRIGYRCSSCLVVFGGLNSVKSHIQQAHCDMFHKCPSCPMAFKSAPSIQNHITAQHPGLPEGQPMLIYKCVMCDTVFTHKPLLHAHFDTHLTNQKVHVFKCPACTKLFSQRNSLLDHFKTHKTPKSKGELPLLPGGASLKLESSDGDEWMRKDKEEKVKPEKMKTPSGWRCSSCNTRYTDREDYITHMGELHGKILKKFPCNKCESSFTTTSSLRRHIRDKHKAMNRSFRCQFCTEGKKTFSSRTMLERHLQLRHSTETASQKTTMSGEDEADSSSEQDSSLGARKRRRGAVKVEQNEESTDRVSPGKKLRSSSSSALAPSSLPESGFRCAVCGFTSEEKVAFLEHISQHRRGGMDDGGLQCLQCGACFASTFSLSRHRFITHKVRDVVNDNQQAPSVHLSPSVGNSRHHEEKSSLNGSAPASPSTQPSTGEGKEEEGALACKVCGKHFDKVTDLNTHFRTHGMAFINARNAGKTI; from the exons ATGGGGGATATGAAGACCCCCGACTTTGATGATTTGCTGGCAGCGTTTGACATTCCTGACATTGACGCCAAAGAGGCCATTCAGTCCAGTCCAGACGAGGAACGGGATGAGGCCCGGACTAACGTTCATGGGAGAGAGAGTGGATCTCCTTCAAGGTTTGCCGACCCTCCTGCCCCTCAAAGCGAGCCTCCTGTGGTCAGTGTTATTGTTAAGAACACTGTGCGGTCAGAGTCTTTTGAAGAGGAAGAGAAGTCTGCCAGGGATAAAACAGACAATCCTTCAAGCAGTGCCTTAGCCTCTCCTGTGCACGTTAAGTTGGATGACATCACTTCACAGCTTTGTCCCAGACTCCCCTCCGAGTCTGCTTTGGAGGGTGAGACGACTAATGGCTTTGAGGAATCTCCCTCCAGCCGGCAGGGACAGTCTAGCACAGAAGCATGGCACCAGGCTTCACCTCTGAGGTCCACACTGAGTGAAAGTGACAGTGAAACCGATAAAAGGCCTGAGCCTGGATCTTCCCAGCATGCGGTTGATGTTATGAACAGTTTAAGGCCCCTTCTCCACCTCAAGTCGCCAACCGCTGGTGTTCCCACCCCATTATCTCCTCCTTCCCCAGCCTCTGTCAGTGATCACCTTTCTCCTCACTCCCCTCAGCAGGATGAAACTTGTCTCAGAGATAATACACTATCATCACCGTCACTACAAAATGACAGCATGGAAACCGGAATCAAGCATGTTATGCACACAGATGAAGATGACTCAGAACCAGAGCTGGTGATCCAGGAGAGCCCAGAATCTGTAATGGCCCCACCTCCTAAGTTTAAATACAGAGCAAAATTACCACCTACTTTTCTTGGGTCTCCTGAAACGAGGCCTTCTGATCCTCCTAAGCTCACTTTTTCCAGAAAACCAAAACCCCAACACGAGGAGGATGGGCTGCCTACCACACCAAGCTCTCCACCCTCACCTCAAAGTTCCCAGGACCGCCTCCCACATGTTAGCACCAGCTCTTCATCAGTCCAAGAGGAGAAATACCCAGAACATGTGATTGATGAGAGGGAGTCGCCTGAGAGCCCACCACCCAGTGAGACAGGGTTTTTACTCCAAAATAGAAGCAGCAGCCCTGATCCCGGCTCAACAACAGCTCTAACTGCAAACCATGACGAATTCCACCATCAGGAGGAGCACATGGAGAGTGAGGACTGTCAGCAAGACAAGCCGGGTAACAGTGAAGGAATGGGTGAAAAGGTGGATGGGGAAAATTTAGACACGGAGAAGTGTGATGCTGACACTGAGGATGCTGCAAGCGCCACAGAGACGGTTTCACCTCCACTGCGACCACTCAAAGTTAAAATCAAAATGCCCACAGGCAGCATCACAAGGACTGTCACTGGTGTGGCGCCTAAAAGAAGCGGAAGAGCCACCAGTAAGGGTGTGACTGCTCCAAAACCATCACCACAGCGTCATAACACAAGAGCCAAAAGGGAGTTACCGCAAGAAAGTCAGCTGACTGCAGtggagatgctgcaggatgcttGCGCTGCCACACTAGAAGGTGCGAGTACagttagagagaaaacccccgCTGACGCCAGGCCTAAAGTTTCCCCCACAGCAGTGAACATcacaaaaactgcagctctGCCCTCTATTACTACCTCCTCCTCCAGAGTCAGTGCGAGTACAGGCAACCTGCGCACCCTGGGCCAAAAAACTCTCAACAGTGGGGTGACACTACCTGCTTCTTTACCTCTGCTGCCCCCTCAAAGCAGCAGCAGGCCAGCATCTATAGTCAACAGCACTGGGGCCATCATATCAAAGAGCCAGACCAACTTAGTGGAAGCCTTCAACAAAATCCTGAATAACAAGAACCTGCTGCCCAGTTATAAACCAAATCTGAGCGCCCCTCTTCCTGCAGCGTGGGGCATTTCTCTACCTGCGCAG GGTTACCGGTGTCTGGAGTGCGGTGACGCCTTTGCCCTGGAGCAGAGTTTAGCACAGCACTATGACCGGCGCTCGCTCAGAATCGAGGTGACCTGCAATCACTGCGCCAAACGGCTGGCCTTCTTCAACAAGTGTAGCTTGCTGTTACACGCCAGAGAGCACAAGGACAGAGGCCTGATCATGCAGTGTTCACACTTGGTCATGAAACCAGTGCCTGTGGATCAGATGATCAGCCAGCAGGAACCAACAGCAGCTGGTATGGGAATGTTTTTGTCTCCACTCCACTGTTTTGATTTTTGGATGTGCTTTAACTGCCTCTTCCATCCTTTCAACACCATGCTTTTAGGCCAGACCAACCCAAAGGCAGCACCCCAGGCACATCAAGCAGTAGCTAAGAAAGCAGAAGCAGTGCAGTACACAGGCAACAAATGTCCTGAGTGTCAGGCTCAGTTCTGCAGCAAAGAAGAGGTAGCCGAACATTTCCAGGAAATCAAGCCAGCACAGAGCACC TCGTGCTCCGAGTGCTCGCCTCCCATGCTGCTACCCAACAGCTGCAGTGCAGCAGCTCATCAGCGCATCCATCAAGGCTCCTCTCCACATGTGTGTCCAGAGTGTGGGGGCACAGCCAAGCAGGCACAGTTCAGAACACATGTGGACGAGACCTGCTTGCACTTTTCCCGCCGTATTGGCTACAG ATGTTCTAGCTGCCTGGTGGTGTTTGGAGGTCTGAACTCAGTGAAGTCTCACATCCAGCAGGCTCACTGCGACATGTTCCATAAGTGTCCCAGCTGCCCCATGGCTTTCAAATCTGCTCCCAGCATTCAGAACCACATCACTGCCCAGCATCCGGGGCTCCCTGAAGGACAGCCAAT GCTGATCTATAAGTGTGTCATGTGTGACACAGTGTTTACCCACAAACCCCTGTTGCATGCCCACTTTGACACTCATTTAACCAATCAAAAGGTCCACGTGTTTAAATGCCCCGCGTGCACAAAGCTGTTTTCTCAGAGGAACTCACTGCTGGACCATTTCAAG ACCCACAAGACTCCCAAATCAAAAGGAGAGCTACCTTTGCTTCCAGGTGGTGCTTCTCTGAAATTAGAGAGCTCTGATGGAGATGAATGGATGCGTAAAGACAAAGAAGAGAAGGTGAAGCCAGAAAAGATGAAGACCCCTTCAGGGTGGAGGTGTTCATCTTGTAACACGCGCTACACGGACCGGGAGGACTATATTACCCATATGGGTGAACTGCACGGCAAG ATTTTGAAGAAGTTTCCCTGCAACAAATGTGAGAGCTCCTTCACAACCACCTCCAGTCTGAGGCGTCACATCAGAGATAAGCACAAAGCCATGAACCGCAGCTTTCGCTGCCA GTTTTGCACTGAAGGTAAGAAAACCTTCAGCAGCAGAACGATGTTGGAGAGGCACCTTCAGCTGaggcacagcacagaaactgcaAGCCAGAAAACCACAATG AGTGGTGAAGATGAAGCTGACAGTTCATCGGAACAGGACAGCAGTTTGGGGGCTCGCAAGAGACGGAGAGGAGCCGTGAAGGTGGAGCAGAATGAAGAGTCCACAGACAGAGTTAGTCCGGGGAAGAAGCTAcggtcctcttcctcctcagctcTCGCTCCGTCCTCTCTTCCCGAGTCTGGGTTTCGGTGTGCCGTCTGCGGCTTCACCTCAGAGGAGAAGGTGGCGTTCCTGGAGCACATCAGCCAGCACAGGCGCGGAGGCATGGACGACGGTGGCCTGCAGTGTCTCCAGTGTGGCGCCTGCTTCGCATCCACCTTCTCACTGTCACGCCATCGCTTCATCACCCACAAAGTGAGAGATGTGGTCAATGACAACCAACAAGCACCCAGTGTGCACCTGTCACCCTCCGTTGGAAATAGTAGGCACCACGAGGAAAAGAGTTCTCTGAATGGCTCTGCACCAGCATCACCCTCCACTCAGCCCTCCACAGGAGAGgggaaagaggaggagggagcaCTGGCCTGTAAGGTGTGTGGTAAACACTTTGACAAGGTCACAGATCTGAATACACACTTCAGAACTCACGGTATGGCTTTTATCAATGCGAGGAACGCAGGAAAAACGATCTGA
- the znf687a gene encoding zinc finger protein 687a isoform X2, with the protein MGDMKTPDFDDLLAAFDIPDIDAKEAIQSSPDEERDEARTNVHGRESGSPSRFADPPAPQSEPPVVSVIVKNTVRSESFEEEEKSARDKTDNPSSSALASPVHVKLDDITSQLCPRLPSESALEGETTNGFEESPSSRQGQSSTEAWHQASPLRSTLSESDSETDKRPEPGSSQHAVDVMNSLRPLLHLKSPTAGVPTPLSPPSPASVSDHLSPHSPQQDETCLRDNTLSSPSLQNDSMETGIKHVMHTDEDDSEPELVIQESPESVMAPPPKFKYRAKLPPTFLGSPETRPSDPPKLTFSRKPKPQHEEDGLPTTPSSPPSPQSSQDRLPHVSTSSSSVQEEKYPEHVIDERESPESPPPSETGFLLQNRSSSPDPGSTTALTANHDEFHHQEEHMESEDCQQDKPGNSEGMGEKVDGENLDTEKCDADTEDAASATETVSPPLRPLKVKIKMPTGSITRTVTGVAPKRSGRATSKGVTAPKPSPQRHNTRAKRELPQESQLTAVEMLQDACAATLEGASTVREKTPADARPKVSPTAVNITKTAALPSITTSSSRVSASTGNLRTLGQKTLNSGVTLPASLPLLPPQSSSRPASIVNSTGAIISKSQTNLVEAFNKILNNKNLLPSYKPNLSAPLPAAWGISLPAQGYRCLECGDAFALEQSLAQHYDRRSLRIEVTCNHCAKRLAFFNKCSLLLHAREHKDRGLIMQCSHLVMKPVPVDQMISQQEPTAAGQTNPKAAPQAHQAVAKKAEAVQYTGNKCPECQAQFCSKEEVAEHFQEIKPAQSTSCSECSPPMLLPNSCSAAAHQRIHQGSSPHVCPECGGTAKQAQFRTHVDETCLHFSRRIGYRCSSCLVVFGGLNSVKSHIQQAHCDMFHKCPSCPMAFKSAPSIQNHITAQHPGLPEGQPMLIYKCVMCDTVFTHKPLLHAHFDTHLTNQKVHVFKCPACTKLFSQRNSLLDHFKTHKTPKSKGELPLLPGGASLKLESSDGDEWMRKDKEEKVKPEKMKTPSGWRCSSCNTRYTDREDYITHMGELHGKILKKFPCNKCESSFTTTSSLRRHIRDKHKAMNRSFRCQFCTEGKKTFSSRTMLERHLQLRHSTETASQKTTMSGEDEADSSSEQDSSLGARKRRRGAVKVEQNEESTDRVSPGKKLRSSSSSALAPSSLPESGFRCAVCGFTSEEKVAFLEHISQHRRGGMDDGGLQCLQCGACFASTFSLSRHRFITHKVRDVVNDNQQAPSVHLSPSVGNSRHHEEKSSLNGSAPASPSTQPSTGEGKEEEGALACKVCGKHFDKVTDLNTHFRTHGMAFINARNAGKTI; encoded by the exons ATGGGGGATATGAAGACCCCCGACTTTGATGATTTGCTGGCAGCGTTTGACATTCCTGACATTGACGCCAAAGAGGCCATTCAGTCCAGTCCAGACGAGGAACGGGATGAGGCCCGGACTAACGTTCATGGGAGAGAGAGTGGATCTCCTTCAAGGTTTGCCGACCCTCCTGCCCCTCAAAGCGAGCCTCCTGTGGTCAGTGTTATTGTTAAGAACACTGTGCGGTCAGAGTCTTTTGAAGAGGAAGAGAAGTCTGCCAGGGATAAAACAGACAATCCTTCAAGCAGTGCCTTAGCCTCTCCTGTGCACGTTAAGTTGGATGACATCACTTCACAGCTTTGTCCCAGACTCCCCTCCGAGTCTGCTTTGGAGGGTGAGACGACTAATGGCTTTGAGGAATCTCCCTCCAGCCGGCAGGGACAGTCTAGCACAGAAGCATGGCACCAGGCTTCACCTCTGAGGTCCACACTGAGTGAAAGTGACAGTGAAACCGATAAAAGGCCTGAGCCTGGATCTTCCCAGCATGCGGTTGATGTTATGAACAGTTTAAGGCCCCTTCTCCACCTCAAGTCGCCAACCGCTGGTGTTCCCACCCCATTATCTCCTCCTTCCCCAGCCTCTGTCAGTGATCACCTTTCTCCTCACTCCCCTCAGCAGGATGAAACTTGTCTCAGAGATAATACACTATCATCACCGTCACTACAAAATGACAGCATGGAAACCGGAATCAAGCATGTTATGCACACAGATGAAGATGACTCAGAACCAGAGCTGGTGATCCAGGAGAGCCCAGAATCTGTAATGGCCCCACCTCCTAAGTTTAAATACAGAGCAAAATTACCACCTACTTTTCTTGGGTCTCCTGAAACGAGGCCTTCTGATCCTCCTAAGCTCACTTTTTCCAGAAAACCAAAACCCCAACACGAGGAGGATGGGCTGCCTACCACACCAAGCTCTCCACCCTCACCTCAAAGTTCCCAGGACCGCCTCCCACATGTTAGCACCAGCTCTTCATCAGTCCAAGAGGAGAAATACCCAGAACATGTGATTGATGAGAGGGAGTCGCCTGAGAGCCCACCACCCAGTGAGACAGGGTTTTTACTCCAAAATAGAAGCAGCAGCCCTGATCCCGGCTCAACAACAGCTCTAACTGCAAACCATGACGAATTCCACCATCAGGAGGAGCACATGGAGAGTGAGGACTGTCAGCAAGACAAGCCGGGTAACAGTGAAGGAATGGGTGAAAAGGTGGATGGGGAAAATTTAGACACGGAGAAGTGTGATGCTGACACTGAGGATGCTGCAAGCGCCACAGAGACGGTTTCACCTCCACTGCGACCACTCAAAGTTAAAATCAAAATGCCCACAGGCAGCATCACAAGGACTGTCACTGGTGTGGCGCCTAAAAGAAGCGGAAGAGCCACCAGTAAGGGTGTGACTGCTCCAAAACCATCACCACAGCGTCATAACACAAGAGCCAAAAGGGAGTTACCGCAAGAAAGTCAGCTGACTGCAGtggagatgctgcaggatgcttGCGCTGCCACACTAGAAGGTGCGAGTACagttagagagaaaacccccgCTGACGCCAGGCCTAAAGTTTCCCCCACAGCAGTGAACATcacaaaaactgcagctctGCCCTCTATTACTACCTCCTCCTCCAGAGTCAGTGCGAGTACAGGCAACCTGCGCACCCTGGGCCAAAAAACTCTCAACAGTGGGGTGACACTACCTGCTTCTTTACCTCTGCTGCCCCCTCAAAGCAGCAGCAGGCCAGCATCTATAGTCAACAGCACTGGGGCCATCATATCAAAGAGCCAGACCAACTTAGTGGAAGCCTTCAACAAAATCCTGAATAACAAGAACCTGCTGCCCAGTTATAAACCAAATCTGAGCGCCCCTCTTCCTGCAGCGTGGGGCATTTCTCTACCTGCGCAG GGTTACCGGTGTCTGGAGTGCGGTGACGCCTTTGCCCTGGAGCAGAGTTTAGCACAGCACTATGACCGGCGCTCGCTCAGAATCGAGGTGACCTGCAATCACTGCGCCAAACGGCTGGCCTTCTTCAACAAGTGTAGCTTGCTGTTACACGCCAGAGAGCACAAGGACAGAGGCCTGATCATGCAGTGTTCACACTTGGTCATGAAACCAGTGCCTGTGGATCAGATGATCAGCCAGCAGGAACCAACAGCAGCTG GCCAGACCAACCCAAAGGCAGCACCCCAGGCACATCAAGCAGTAGCTAAGAAAGCAGAAGCAGTGCAGTACACAGGCAACAAATGTCCTGAGTGTCAGGCTCAGTTCTGCAGCAAAGAAGAGGTAGCCGAACATTTCCAGGAAATCAAGCCAGCACAGAGCACC TCGTGCTCCGAGTGCTCGCCTCCCATGCTGCTACCCAACAGCTGCAGTGCAGCAGCTCATCAGCGCATCCATCAAGGCTCCTCTCCACATGTGTGTCCAGAGTGTGGGGGCACAGCCAAGCAGGCACAGTTCAGAACACATGTGGACGAGACCTGCTTGCACTTTTCCCGCCGTATTGGCTACAG ATGTTCTAGCTGCCTGGTGGTGTTTGGAGGTCTGAACTCAGTGAAGTCTCACATCCAGCAGGCTCACTGCGACATGTTCCATAAGTGTCCCAGCTGCCCCATGGCTTTCAAATCTGCTCCCAGCATTCAGAACCACATCACTGCCCAGCATCCGGGGCTCCCTGAAGGACAGCCAAT GCTGATCTATAAGTGTGTCATGTGTGACACAGTGTTTACCCACAAACCCCTGTTGCATGCCCACTTTGACACTCATTTAACCAATCAAAAGGTCCACGTGTTTAAATGCCCCGCGTGCACAAAGCTGTTTTCTCAGAGGAACTCACTGCTGGACCATTTCAAG ACCCACAAGACTCCCAAATCAAAAGGAGAGCTACCTTTGCTTCCAGGTGGTGCTTCTCTGAAATTAGAGAGCTCTGATGGAGATGAATGGATGCGTAAAGACAAAGAAGAGAAGGTGAAGCCAGAAAAGATGAAGACCCCTTCAGGGTGGAGGTGTTCATCTTGTAACACGCGCTACACGGACCGGGAGGACTATATTACCCATATGGGTGAACTGCACGGCAAG ATTTTGAAGAAGTTTCCCTGCAACAAATGTGAGAGCTCCTTCACAACCACCTCCAGTCTGAGGCGTCACATCAGAGATAAGCACAAAGCCATGAACCGCAGCTTTCGCTGCCA GTTTTGCACTGAAGGTAAGAAAACCTTCAGCAGCAGAACGATGTTGGAGAGGCACCTTCAGCTGaggcacagcacagaaactgcaAGCCAGAAAACCACAATG AGTGGTGAAGATGAAGCTGACAGTTCATCGGAACAGGACAGCAGTTTGGGGGCTCGCAAGAGACGGAGAGGAGCCGTGAAGGTGGAGCAGAATGAAGAGTCCACAGACAGAGTTAGTCCGGGGAAGAAGCTAcggtcctcttcctcctcagctcTCGCTCCGTCCTCTCTTCCCGAGTCTGGGTTTCGGTGTGCCGTCTGCGGCTTCACCTCAGAGGAGAAGGTGGCGTTCCTGGAGCACATCAGCCAGCACAGGCGCGGAGGCATGGACGACGGTGGCCTGCAGTGTCTCCAGTGTGGCGCCTGCTTCGCATCCACCTTCTCACTGTCACGCCATCGCTTCATCACCCACAAAGTGAGAGATGTGGTCAATGACAACCAACAAGCACCCAGTGTGCACCTGTCACCCTCCGTTGGAAATAGTAGGCACCACGAGGAAAAGAGTTCTCTGAATGGCTCTGCACCAGCATCACCCTCCACTCAGCCCTCCACAGGAGAGgggaaagaggaggagggagcaCTGGCCTGTAAGGTGTGTGGTAAACACTTTGACAAGGTCACAGATCTGAATACACACTTCAGAACTCACGGTATGGCTTTTATCAATGCGAGGAACGCAGGAAAAACGATCTGA